The following coding sequences lie in one Bacteroidota bacterium genomic window:
- a CDS encoding bifunctional riboflavin kinase/FAD synthetase → MKVYNDINQFQPVRNAIVTVGTFDGVHLGHQAIFRKMVEDARKIGGQTVVVTFYPHPRVVLNIDSQHLRFITTQEQKLKLIEKTGIDHVIIIEFTRAFSRTSSEEFIRNYIVEKIKPARLVVGYDHHFGKNRMGDFKLLYDLSLKYNFKLERIPAQDVENIAVSSTKIRKALEAGDVHKANKLLGYEYTICGTVVHGNAMGRKIGFPTANLAVDEQYKLIHATGVYACRVTYKGTTYLGMSNIGFRPTVGSQHLTIEAHLFNFDQEIYGDELCISFVDRIRDEQKFDSLEQLSHQLEKDKEAALKLLA, encoded by the coding sequence GTGAAAGTTTATAACGACATAAATCAGTTTCAACCAGTCAGAAATGCCATCGTTACGGTAGGCACTTTCGACGGGGTTCACCTTGGCCACCAGGCCATTTTCAGGAAAATGGTGGAGGATGCCCGCAAAATTGGTGGTCAGACCGTTGTGGTTACTTTTTATCCCCATCCCCGCGTTGTGCTCAATATCGACAGCCAGCACCTGAGGTTCATCACCACCCAGGAGCAAAAGCTGAAGCTGATCGAAAAAACCGGCATCGACCATGTCATCATCATCGAATTCACCAGGGCTTTTTCACGCACAAGCTCGGAAGAGTTTATCCGCAATTACATCGTCGAAAAAATAAAACCTGCCCGCCTGGTGGTAGGCTACGATCACCATTTTGGCAAAAACCGCATGGGCGATTTCAAGCTGCTCTACGACCTGAGCCTCAAATACAACTTCAAGCTCGAGCGCATCCCAGCTCAGGATGTGGAAAACATTGCAGTGAGCTCAACCAAAATCCGCAAGGCACTCGAAGCCGGCGATGTGCACAAGGCCAACAAACTGCTGGGCTACGAATACACCATTTGCGGAACCGTTGTGCACGGCAATGCAATGGGCCGCAAGATCGGTTTTCCGACAGCCAATCTGGCCGTTGACGAACAATACAAACTCATCCATGCCACCGGGGTGTATGCCTGCCGCGTCACCTATAAAGGCACTACATATCTGGGAATGAGCAATATAGGATTTCGCCCTACAGTAGGATCACAACACCTGACCATTGAAGCACACCTCTTCAATTTTGACCAGGAAATATACGGCGACGAGCTTTGCATCAGCTTTGTGGACCGCATACGCGATGAGCAAAAGTTCGACTCGCTCGAACAGCTGAGCCACCAGCTCGAAAAAGACAAAGAAGCTGCCCTGAAGTTGCTGGCCTAA
- a CDS encoding aspartate-semialdehyde dehydrogenase — MKVAVVGATGMVGREMLKVLEARQFPVEMLIPVASEKSVGSRLSFAGKQYTVVDYTRALEQKPDLALFSAGAGTSLRLAPLFAEAGIVVIDNSSAWRKDPAIPLVVPEINGHAIKAGHKIIANPNCSTIQMVMALAPLHRAYNIKRLVISTYQSVSGSGLKGVAQLEAEQQGRQPETKAYPHPIHMNLIPHGGDFDETGYTSEEQKLVFETRKIMEAPEIAITATVVRVPVKGGHSIAVNIEFEKPFELEQVRQLLSSWPNLVVQDDPSLNLYPMPLFAEGRDETFVGRIRRDFSIPSGLNLWVVADNLRKGAATNAVQIAEYMREQGLIAR; from the coding sequence ATGAAAGTAGCAGTTGTTGGGGCCACCGGCATGGTGGGGCGCGAAATGCTGAAAGTGCTCGAAGCACGGCAGTTTCCGGTAGAGATGCTCATTCCCGTTGCTTCCGAGAAATCGGTGGGAAGCCGGCTCAGTTTTGCCGGAAAGCAATATACGGTAGTGGATTACACCCGGGCGCTTGAGCAAAAGCCTGATCTTGCACTGTTTTCAGCCGGTGCGGGCACCTCGCTCCGCCTGGCACCATTGTTTGCCGAGGCCGGAATAGTGGTCATCGACAACAGCTCGGCCTGGCGCAAAGACCCTGCCATACCGCTTGTTGTCCCTGAAATAAACGGTCATGCCATCAAAGCCGGCCATAAAATCATTGCCAACCCCAATTGCTCCACCATACAGATGGTGATGGCACTTGCCCCATTGCATCGGGCATATAATATCAAACGATTGGTAATCAGCACCTATCAATCGGTTTCGGGCAGCGGACTCAAAGGTGTGGCCCAGCTCGAAGCAGAACAGCAGGGGCGCCAACCCGAAACGAAGGCCTATCCGCATCCCATCCATATGAACCTCATCCCGCACGGGGGCGACTTCGACGAAACCGGTTATACCAGCGAAGAACAAAAGCTCGTTTTCGAAACGCGTAAGATCATGGAGGCGCCCGAAATTGCCATCACAGCCACGGTGGTCAGGGTTCCGGTGAAAGGTGGCCATTCCATCGCGGTCAACATCGAATTTGAAAAACCTTTCGAGCTCGAACAAGTCAGGCAATTGCTCTCATCCTGGCCGAATCTGGTGGTGCAGGACGATCCTTCGCTCAATCTTTACCCCATGCCTTTGTTTGCCGAAGGACGCGACGAGACCTTTGTGGGACGCATCCGGCGCGATTTCAGCATACCTTCGGGCCTCAACCTGTGGGTTGTGGCCGACAACCTGCGCAAGGGCGCTGCAACCAATGCAGTGCAAATTGCTGAATACATGCGCGAACAAGGGTTGATTGCCCGGTGA
- a CDS encoding CPBP family intramembrane metalloprotease, with protein sequence MKNNTIFLYSLVLIAVSWAVAGIFYLTGLEFSGTTALLFGFGYMFLPSLVAIALKPKGVSFRNLVYLNTRLNIWYLWAWIIPPVLVLASVGMALWLPGVEYSPDMSGMFDRFADKLSPDDLALMKAQMELLPVHPFWIGLVGGMFAGATLNLVAGMGEEMGWRGYLLRAFEGKGFMSASLITGFIWGIWHAPIILMGHNYPDHPQLGVLMMTVWCILLAPMFLYLTLKAKSVLAAGLMHGTLNGTAGTALVVLNGGSDLTVGVTGISGFMALVVILTVIAAYDYFSGQRIMWSTINLAEHSLTSEAGKDSKAVEQTGA encoded by the coding sequence ATGAAAAACAACACCATTTTTCTATACAGCCTGGTACTGATTGCAGTCAGCTGGGCGGTTGCCGGGATTTTCTACCTCACCGGCCTCGAGTTTAGCGGCACCACAGCCCTGCTTTTTGGGTTTGGCTACATGTTTCTTCCCTCCCTTGTTGCCATTGCCCTGAAGCCCAAAGGGGTAAGCTTTCGCAATCTGGTCTATCTCAATACCCGGCTGAATATCTGGTATTTATGGGCATGGATCATTCCTCCAGTGCTGGTATTGGCAAGTGTTGGCATGGCTTTGTGGCTGCCCGGGGTGGAATATTCGCCCGACATGTCGGGCATGTTCGATCGGTTTGCTGATAAGCTGAGCCCGGACGACCTGGCCCTGATGAAAGCACAAATGGAGTTGCTGCCCGTTCACCCGTTCTGGATTGGGCTTGTTGGCGGCATGTTTGCCGGAGCCACGCTCAATCTGGTTGCCGGCATGGGCGAAGAAATGGGCTGGCGTGGCTACCTGCTGAGGGCTTTCGAAGGAAAAGGTTTTATGTCAGCTTCGCTTATCACAGGTTTTATCTGGGGAATATGGCATGCCCCAATTATCCTGATGGGCCACAACTATCCCGACCATCCGCAGCTTGGCGTGCTCATGATGACGGTTTGGTGCATTCTGCTTGCCCCAATGTTTCTTTACCTCACGTTGAAGGCAAAATCGGTGCTGGCTGCCGGCCTGATGCATGGGACGCTCAATGGCACAGCCGGCACTGCGCTGGTGGTGCTCAACGGTGGCAGTGACCTTACGGTGGGTGTAACAGGAATCTCCGGGTTTATGGCGCTGGTTGTTATTCTGACCGTTATAGCAGCCTACGACTACTTTTCGGGCCAGCGCATCATGTGGAGCACAATAAACCTGGCGGAACACAGCCTCACATCAGAAGCAGGTAAGGATAGCAAGGCTGTGGAACAAACGGGAGCTTAG
- a CDS encoding single-stranded DNA-binding protein — protein sequence MATLTNSVQLIGRTGNEPVLKTLGNNRSMLRFSLATSEYYYNERGERVETTHWHRIVAWGKLAERMGKQLKKGQLVAISGKLVNNRWKDNEGKMRSLTEIVANEYMPA from the coding sequence ATGGCAACTTTAACCAATTCAGTTCAACTGATCGGCCGCACCGGCAACGAACCCGTCCTGAAAACTTTGGGCAACAACCGCAGCATGTTGCGCTTTAGCCTGGCCACCAGCGAGTACTATTACAACGAGCGCGGCGAACGCGTCGAAACCACCCACTGGCATCGGATTGTAGCCTGGGGCAAACTGGCCGAACGCATGGGTAAGCAACTGAAAAAAGGACAGCTGGTAGCCATCTCGGGCAAACTGGTGAACAACCGCTGGAAAGACAACGAAGGCAAGATGCGCAGCCTCACCGAAATTGTCGCAAACGAGTACATGCCAGCCTGA
- a CDS encoding mechanosensitive ion channel, which yields METIQIQLIQSLVVLVVLLAGKIVLRSLVNGIMKKFHFALQRKRIITKIINFFLILVAIVLLAAIWGVKPQQFTIFITSTLTILGVAFFAQWSILSNISASLILFFNHPVRIGAQIKILDKDYPIEGVVDNISLFFTYIRTEEGQLVSLPNNIVLQKTIQLSDELNAE from the coding sequence ATGGAAACAATCCAGATACAACTCATCCAATCGCTGGTGGTGCTGGTGGTGCTCCTGGCGGGTAAAATCGTTTTGCGCAGCCTGGTGAACGGAATCATGAAAAAATTTCATTTTGCCCTTCAGCGCAAACGCATCATTACCAAAATCATCAACTTTTTCCTGATTCTGGTCGCAATTGTGCTCCTTGCAGCCATCTGGGGGGTCAAACCTCAGCAGTTCACCATCTTCATCACATCTACCCTAACCATTCTGGGCGTGGCTTTCTTTGCCCAGTGGAGCATCTTGTCGAACATCAGCGCAAGCCTGATATTGTTTTTTAACCACCCCGTGCGCATTGGAGCCCAAATAAAAATTCTGGACAAAGACTACCCCATCGAAGGTGTTGTGGACAATATCTCCCTCTTTTTCACCTATATCCGAACCGAAGAGGGGCAGCTGGTTTCGCTGCCAAACAATATCGTGCTCCAAAAAACCATCCAGCTAAGCGATGAGCTGAATGCTGAGTGA
- a CDS encoding glycine--tRNA ligase: MNQDDFFKKLTAHAKEYGFVFPSSEIYDGLSAVYDYGQNGVELKNNIRNYWWKAMVQHHENIVGIDAAIFMHPTTWKASGHVDAFNDPLIDNKDSKKRYRADVLVEDHVAKIEDKIAKEIEKARKRFGESFDEQQFVSTNARVLEYREQAENIKKRLYSAMEAGDMAAIKQLIEDIGVVCPVSGTRNWTDVRQFNLMFSTQMGSTAEGASEIYLRPETAQGIFVNYLNVQKTGRMKIPFGIAQTGKAFRNEIVARQFIFRMREFEQMEMQFFVRPGEELEWFDYWKKERLKWHLSLGIPASKYRFHDHEKLAHYANAAADIEFEFPFGFKELEGIHSRTDFDLGAHQKYSGKKIQYFDPELNQSYVPYVVETSIGLDRMFLAMLSHAYTEEKLEDGSERVVLKLPAILAPVKAAILPLVAKDGLPEKAREIMETLKYDFYCQYEEKDSIGKRYRRHDAIGTPLCITVDHQTLEDQTVTIRDRDSMRQERVAIDALERIISQKLKPLKV, from the coding sequence ATGAATCAGGACGATTTTTTCAAAAAGCTGACAGCCCATGCCAAGGAGTATGGGTTTGTGTTTCCGTCGAGCGAGATTTACGACGGACTTAGTGCGGTTTACGATTACGGCCAGAACGGTGTCGAATTGAAGAACAACATCCGCAACTACTGGTGGAAAGCCATGGTGCAGCACCACGAAAACATTGTGGGCATCGACGCTGCCATTTTTATGCATCCCACCACCTGGAAAGCATCGGGGCACGTGGATGCATTCAACGATCCGCTCATCGACAACAAAGACTCCAAAAAGCGCTATCGTGCCGATGTGCTGGTGGAAGACCATGTGGCTAAGATTGAAGATAAGATAGCTAAGGAAATCGAGAAAGCACGCAAGCGTTTTGGCGAAAGCTTTGACGAACAGCAGTTTGTGAGCACGAATGCCAGGGTGCTGGAATACCGCGAACAGGCCGAAAACATCAAAAAACGGCTTTATTCGGCCATGGAAGCCGGCGATATGGCAGCCATCAAACAGCTGATTGAGGATATTGGCGTAGTTTGTCCGGTGTCGGGCACACGCAACTGGACGGATGTCAGGCAGTTCAACCTGATGTTTTCGACGCAGATGGGCTCAACTGCTGAAGGCGCCAGCGAAATTTACCTCAGGCCCGAAACTGCTCAGGGTATTTTTGTGAACTACCTCAACGTGCAGAAAACCGGCCGCATGAAAATCCCCTTCGGCATAGCCCAAACCGGTAAAGCCTTCCGCAACGAGATCGTAGCCCGGCAGTTCATCTTCCGCATGCGCGAGTTCGAACAGATGGAGATGCAGTTTTTTGTCAGGCCGGGCGAAGAGCTCGAGTGGTTTGATTACTGGAAGAAAGAGCGCCTGAAATGGCATCTCTCGCTGGGCATACCTGCCTCCAAATACCGCTTCCACGACCACGAAAAGCTGGCCCACTATGCCAATGCGGCCGCCGACATCGAGTTCGAGTTTCCGTTCGGGTTTAAGGAACTCGAAGGCATCCACTCGCGCACCGATTTCGACCTGGGCGCCCACCAGAAATACTCCGGCAAAAAGATCCAGTATTTCGATCCGGAGCTCAACCAGAGCTATGTGCCCTATGTGGTTGAAACCTCAATCGGTCTCGACCGTATGTTCCTGGCAATGCTGAGCCACGCCTATACTGAGGAAAAACTTGAGGATGGTTCTGAGCGCGTTGTACTTAAACTGCCGGCCATACTGGCACCTGTCAAGGCTGCCATTCTGCCCCTGGTGGCCAAAGACGGCCTGCCCGAAAAGGCGCGCGAAATCATGGAAACCCTCAAGTACGATTTCTATTGCCAGTACGAGGAAAAAGACTCCATCGGCAAGCGTTACCGCAGGCACGATGCCATTGGCACACCCCTTTGCATCACAGTAGATCATCAAACACTTGAAGATCAGACTGTTACTATCCGAGACCGCGACAGCATGCGCCAGGAAAGGGTAGCTATAGATGCTTTGGAGCGCATAATCAGCCAAAAGCTGAAGCCACTGAAAGTTTGA
- a CDS encoding lamin tail domain-containing protein yields MKRVLWLFLFMPLWLSAQLFDNFDDGDFTNNPTWSGTSTRYTVNSAFQLQLNATEAGNAWLSTPYNHPGGDVEWRFWIRLNFAPSGSNFSDVYLVSNQPDPTGPLNGYFLRFGEAGSSDAIELYRKQGTQTTRILRGAEAFIASAFAIHVRVTRSTAGEWKLFADQTGQGFYQLQATGTDNTFEPGGYFAIYSQYTISNATRMYYDDIYFDREFVDTTPPELSSATAVSPFTIRVQFSEAIKTESLTNPQNYTLDQGIGNPAEVNVNNPAQALLQLAMPLDNGKVYQLTISNIEDLAGNIMQTLTVPVSYYEAATGDVVINEIMADPSPVVGLPEVEFIELYNTTAVPINLEGWKLYIGTSERVIGQVNLAPGGFLLLGHQNSASQLGQFGAFFGFSSFQLANAGASLSLISNQGNLISAVSYTDAWYGDNKKKDGGWTLEQIDPGNPCGGRSNWTASNDPSGGTPGRQNSVYNVLDARPKPESFRLIGDNIVQIWFDQVMDNASTGLASNYLLQPGNVIPNQAATNPADPQFVELVFSNPLQTNVLYNLEILPSVMNCAGKPVLPGTRLRFARPSPAEAGDVVINEVLFNPLADGVDFVELFNKSEKIVNLEELRLGAVQQTIPNPPDTTLREISATTRILLPGELALLSTSTRAVTSQYPVQDTGQFVEMAQFPTYPNESGTVLLATRTGKVIDVFSYHEKMHHPLLKIVKGVSLERISPFRPSSDPNNWHSASQAAGFATPGYTNSMYVSDLPQDLDLVVDPEIFSPDGDGYADLTTIRWNFPNEGNVLNIKILNAEGLQVRHLVKSMLTGQTGAVSWNGLDEQGRRLPQGIYIVLTEAFAMDGSRKLIKRPVVLHIK; encoded by the coding sequence ATGAAGCGAGTGTTATGGTTGTTCCTGTTCATGCCCCTCTGGCTCAGTGCACAGCTTTTCGATAATTTCGATGATGGTGACTTCACAAACAATCCTACATGGTCAGGTACAAGCACACGCTATACAGTGAACTCCGCTTTTCAGCTTCAGCTCAACGCCACCGAGGCAGGTAACGCATGGCTGAGCACCCCATACAATCATCCCGGTGGCGATGTGGAGTGGCGCTTCTGGATCAGGCTCAACTTTGCACCTTCGGGCAGTAACTTCAGCGATGTATATCTGGTGAGCAATCAGCCCGATCCCACCGGGCCGCTCAACGGATATTTTTTGAGGTTTGGCGAGGCCGGAAGCAGCGACGCCATTGAACTTTACCGCAAACAAGGCACCCAGACCACCCGCATCCTGCGCGGAGCTGAAGCCTTCATCGCCTCGGCTTTTGCCATTCACGTAAGGGTAACACGCTCAACTGCAGGCGAATGGAAACTATTTGCCGACCAAACCGGCCAGGGATTTTATCAGCTGCAAGCCACTGGAACCGACAATACCTTTGAGCCCGGAGGATATTTTGCCATCTACAGCCAGTACACCATCAGCAATGCCACCCGAATGTATTACGACGATATATACTTCGACCGTGAGTTTGTGGACACCACCCCACCTGAGCTGAGCTCGGCCACAGCGGTCAGTCCGTTTACCATCAGGGTGCAATTCAGCGAAGCAATAAAAACCGAAAGCCTCACCAATCCTCAAAATTACACTTTGGATCAGGGAATCGGAAACCCGGCCGAAGTGAATGTAAACAATCCTGCACAGGCCTTGCTGCAACTGGCTATGCCGCTCGACAACGGAAAAGTGTATCAACTGACTATCAGCAACATCGAGGATCTGGCAGGAAATATCATGCAAACGCTCACTGTTCCGGTAAGTTATTATGAAGCTGCCACAGGCGATGTTGTGATCAACGAAATCATGGCCGATCCCAGTCCGGTGGTTGGGCTGCCCGAAGTGGAGTTCATCGAACTTTACAACACCACTGCCGTACCTATCAACCTCGAAGGCTGGAAGCTTTATATCGGCACATCCGAACGTGTGATTGGTCAGGTGAATCTGGCTCCGGGCGGATTTCTTCTGCTTGGGCACCAGAACTCGGCCAGCCAGCTGGGTCAGTTTGGTGCGTTTTTCGGTTTCAGCAGCTTCCAGCTGGCCAATGCCGGAGCCTCGCTCAGCCTGATCAGCAACCAGGGCAACCTGATTTCGGCCGTCAGCTATACCGATGCCTGGTATGGCGACAACAAGAAAAAAGACGGCGGATGGACCCTGGAACAGATTGACCCCGGCAATCCCTGCGGTGGCCGCAGCAACTGGACAGCCAGCAACGACCCCAGCGGTGGCACGCCCGGCAGGCAAAACTCGGTCTATAATGTGCTGGATGCACGCCCAAAACCTGAATCCTTCCGGCTGATCGGCGACAACATCGTGCAGATCTGGTTCGACCAGGTGATGGACAACGCCAGCACAGGCTTAGCATCCAACTACCTGCTTCAACCAGGCAATGTGATACCCAACCAGGCCGCCACCAATCCTGCCGATCCACAATTTGTAGAGCTTGTTTTTAGCAACCCATTGCAAACCAATGTTTTATACAACCTTGAGATTCTCCCCTCCGTGATGAATTGTGCAGGTAAACCGGTGTTGCCTGGTACCCGACTACGCTTTGCAAGACCCTCACCGGCCGAAGCTGGGGATGTGGTGATCAACGAGGTGCTCTTCAATCCGCTTGCCGATGGGGTGGACTTTGTGGAGCTATTCAACAAAAGCGAAAAAATTGTCAATCTCGAGGAGTTGAGGCTAGGGGCTGTGCAGCAAACCATACCCAACCCGCCCGATACCACCCTTCGCGAGATAAGCGCAACCACCCGCATCCTGCTGCCAGGAGAGCTGGCATTGCTTTCAACTTCTACCCGTGCCGTCACAAGCCAGTATCCGGTGCAAGATACCGGACAGTTTGTCGAGATGGCTCAGTTTCCAACCTATCCCAACGAGTCGGGCACAGTGCTGCTGGCGACACGCACAGGCAAAGTGATCGACGTTTTTTCGTATCACGAAAAAATGCACCACCCCTTGCTGAAAATTGTCAAAGGAGTCTCGCTCGAGCGCATATCGCCCTTCCGCCCCAGCTCCGATCCAAACAACTGGCACTCCGCTTCGCAAGCGGCAGGTTTTGCCACACCCGGCTATACCAACTCAATGTATGTATCCGATTTGCCACAGGATCTTGATCTTGTTGTTGACCCCGAGATTTTTTCGCCCGATGGGGATGGGTATGCTGACCTGACCACCATCAGATGGAACTTTCCAAACGAGGGTAATGTGCTCAATATCAAAATCCTGAATGCCGAAGGTTTGCAGGTAAGGCATCTGGTAAAAAGTATGCTTACCGGACAAACTGGCGCTGTAAGCTGGAACGGGCTGGACGAACAAGGCCGGCGTTTGCCCCAGGGTATCTATATTGTGCTAACTGAAGCCTTTGCCATGGACGGAAGCCGTAAGCTCATTAAACGACCTGTAGTGCTGCACATTAAATAA
- the ssb gene encoding single-stranded DNA-binding protein produces the protein MTTMRNFVQLIGHAGNDPEVRTFGNSGKVVRLNVATNEFYTNEKGERVEDTTWHRIVAWGKMAERIEKQVKKGTHVALTGKLTNNQWQDKDGQKHYTTEVTVNDFMLIGNGEKKDRNV, from the coding sequence ATGACAACGATGAGAAATTTTGTTCAGCTGATCGGACACGCAGGAAACGATCCGGAAGTGCGCACCTTTGGCAACAGCGGCAAGGTAGTCCGCCTGAACGTGGCCACCAATGAGTTTTACACCAACGAAAAAGGGGAGCGCGTGGAAGATACCACATGGCACCGCATTGTAGCCTGGGGCAAGATGGCCGAGCGCATTGAAAAACAGGTGAAAAAAGGTACACACGTGGCGCTCACAGGTAAGCTTACCAACAACCAATGGCAGGACAAAGATGGGCAAAAGCACTACACCACCGAGGTCACTGTGAACGATTTCATGCTCATTGGCAATGGCGAGAAAAAAGACCGGAATGTGTAA
- a CDS encoding DNA-3-methyladenine glycosylase I, with translation MTSDICRCPWAEVHPLMQKYHDEEWGVPLHDDLKLFEYLVLDAFQAGLSWLTVLKKREAFREAFQGFDPVRIANFGDKEVEMLLQNPGIIRNRLKINGTIRNARAFLNLCERHGSFDSYIWQFTDYQTIQNNFTSIKELPARSVQSDAMSKALFNQGFTFVGSTICYAFMQAAGMVNDHLTSCFRHPENQKLK, from the coding sequence ATGACAAGCGACATCTGCCGTTGCCCGTGGGCTGAGGTTCATCCGCTCATGCAAAAGTATCACGACGAAGAATGGGGTGTGCCCCTGCACGACGACCTCAAACTATTCGAGTATCTGGTGCTCGATGCTTTTCAGGCAGGGCTGAGCTGGCTCACCGTACTCAAAAAACGGGAGGCCTTCAGGGAGGCCTTTCAAGGTTTTGATCCTGTGCGCATTGCCAATTTTGGCGACAAGGAAGTGGAAATGCTGTTGCAAAACCCCGGAATTATACGCAACAGGCTAAAAATCAATGGCACCATACGCAATGCACGGGCGTTTCTGAACCTTTGCGAAAGGCATGGCAGTTTCGACAGCTACATCTGGCAGTTTACTGATTATCAGACGATACAGAACAACTTCACCAGCATAAAAGAGCTCCCGGCGCGCAGTGTGCAATCGGATGCCATGAGCAAAGCACTCTTCAACCAAGGTTTCACTTTTGTGGGAAGTACCATCTGCTACGCATTTATGCAGGCAGCCGGTATGGTCAACGATCACCTGACCAGTTGTTTCAGGCATCCTGAAAATCAGAAACTAAAGTAG
- a CDS encoding C69 family dipeptidase, with the protein MKFRMYFAIALAVLFLALPLAGQACTNYLVTKGASVDGSTMITYAADSHVLYGELYHWPAGEHAPGTMIDIYEWDTGKYLGKIKQAPRTYNVVGNMNQFQVAIGETTFGGRPELADSTGIMDYGSLIYVTLQRARSAREAIKIIAELLDEYGYYSSGESFSIADKDEVWIMELIGKGTDMRTDRKTRQQFNANKGAVWVALRIPDGYVSGHANQARIQTFPLANGKTSITSKQMDKIFDPAVEVVYAHDVISFARSKGWYVGEDAHFSFSDTYAPVDFGGARFCDIRVWTMFNKVSPGMDAYWEYVKGNIRHDETFADGRPNPNKYATNRMPLWVKPERKISLHDMMMFMRDHLQGTELDMTKDFGAGPYGLPYRWRPLTWKVDGITYVNERATVTQQTGFSFVSQSRSWLPDEIGGIIWWGVDDANATVYMPLYSSMTNNPHHIAEGNGGMMEWSETSLFWVTNQISNLAYTRWMYIQPDVETVRDGLEKMFIERTPSIDAAALKLYEKDKNAAVAFLTDYSTDQVARTFHAYKHLYQELFMKYMDGNIKTRQPGQRNPKVKQPGYSEQFLRKVVEDAGDKLRMTAPDNH; encoded by the coding sequence ATGAAGTTCAGAATGTATTTTGCCATTGCCCTGGCAGTTCTCTTTCTTGCTCTGCCCCTTGCCGGCCAGGCCTGCACCAATTACCTGGTAACCAAAGGCGCTTCCGTTGACGGAAGCACCATGATCACCTATGCCGCCGACTCGCACGTGCTGTATGGCGAGCTATACCATTGGCCTGCTGGCGAACATGCCCCGGGCACAATGATCGATATATATGAGTGGGATACAGGAAAATATCTTGGAAAAATAAAACAAGCACCACGCACCTACAATGTAGTAGGTAACATGAATCAGTTTCAGGTGGCCATAGGCGAAACCACCTTTGGCGGCCGTCCCGAACTGGCCGATAGCACTGGTATCATGGACTATGGCAGCCTGATTTATGTGACCCTGCAACGTGCCCGCTCAGCCCGCGAGGCAATCAAGATTATTGCCGAACTCCTCGATGAATATGGTTATTACAGCTCAGGGGAGTCGTTCAGCATTGCCGACAAAGACGAAGTGTGGATCATGGAACTCATCGGCAAAGGCACCGATATGCGCACCGACCGCAAGACGCGCCAGCAATTCAATGCCAACAAGGGAGCTGTTTGGGTAGCCCTCCGCATTCCCGATGGCTATGTAAGCGGCCATGCCAACCAGGCGCGCATTCAGACCTTCCCGCTTGCAAACGGCAAAACCTCAATCACTTCAAAACAGATGGACAAAATTTTTGATCCGGCTGTCGAGGTGGTCTATGCCCACGATGTGATCAGTTTTGCCCGCAGCAAAGGTTGGTATGTAGGCGAAGATGCACATTTCAGTTTCAGCGACACCTATGCACCCGTCGATTTTGGCGGCGCACGTTTCTGCGATATCCGGGTTTGGACCATGTTCAACAAAGTAAGCCCGGGGATGGATGCATACTGGGAATATGTAAAAGGCAACATCCGCCACGATGAGACCTTTGCCGACGGCCGTCCCAACCCCAACAAGTACGCAACCAACCGTATGCCCCTGTGGGTAAAGCCCGAGCGTAAAATCAGCCTGCACGACATGATGATGTTCATGCGCGACCACCTTCAGGGCACCGAACTGGATATGACCAAAGATTTTGGTGCAGGACCATACGGCCTGCCCTACCGCTGGCGTCCCCTCACCTGGAAGGTGGATGGCATTACTTATGTGAACGAACGCGCCACAGTGACACAGCAAACCGGATTTTCGTTTGTGAGCCAGTCGCGCTCCTGGCTGCCCGACGAAATCGGGGGCATCATCTGGTGGGGTGTTGACGATGCCAATGCCACCGTCTATATGCCGCTTTACTCGAGTATGACAAACAACCCGCATCACATCGCCGAAGGCAATGGTGGCATGATGGAATGGTCAGAAACCTCCCTTTTCTGGGTAACAAATCAAATCTCCAACCTGGCCTATACCCGCTGGATGTATATTCAACCCGATGTGGAAACAGTGCGCGACGGCCTGGAAAAAATGTTTATCGAGCGTACGCCTTCCATCGATGCTGCAGCACTCAAATTGTACGAAAAAGATAAAAATGCGGCCGTGGCTTTCCTCACCGATTACAGCACCGACCAGGTGGCCCGGACTTTCCATGCCTACAAGCATCTGTATCAGGAACTTTTCATGAAATACATGGATGGCAACATCAAAACCCGCCAGCCCGGCCAGCGCAACCCCAAGGTGAAACAGCCCGGATACAGCGAACAGTTTCTGCGTAAAGTGGTCGAAGATGCAGGAGACAAACTGCGCATGACTGCACCCGACAACCACTAA